A window of the Elgaria multicarinata webbii isolate HBS135686 ecotype San Diego chromosome 22, rElgMul1.1.pri, whole genome shotgun sequence genome harbors these coding sequences:
- the DTX2 gene encoding probable E3 ubiquitin-protein ligase DTX2 isoform X2, which produces MATLPGTSTGPPPPLPGPGVAVWEWQDEMGRWRPYQSGVCSYIEQSFQALLVKGRRSLGTWPVNGSIPLGQADSALAPYVIDIQSLTQFRQDTGTMRAVRRHVFQLDSAAGQGVVWEWQNDEGGWFPYEMNVCVYLEQAFTFNNPQVDLGSFGYNYGIDFVSQTQTNKTTGFQRRIRRRVDSPYPVASAPGPPHTGPTCSCQQCLLNSGTGPITSRYRHSMVNLPGPSAGTVPRPHAGIQGPGRSTGLGTSLVGFVPYNKPALSGARSMPRLNMQGVGAAPQSAAVAGPVSIPKLPVRMARSTKVSQALAAGASNPEEVVKKYLEELRTTPADEDCIICMEKLGAPSGYGDVCESETIQPQDVGRLAKCNHAFHLLCVLAMYTSGNKDGSLQCPSCKAIYGEKTGTQPKGKMDVSLLPEPLPGHEDCGSIQIAYHISKGVQGPEHPNPGIPYTARGFPRYCYLPDNEKGRKVLELLKLAWRRRLIFTVGTSSTTGESNTVVWNEIHHKTEMNSNISGHGYPDPNYLDNVLAELAAQGVTEEGLRP; this is translated from the exons atggccactTTGCCAGGTACCTCTACGGGGCCTCCCCCGCCTCTGCCTGGTCCAGGAGTGGCTGTGTGGGAGTGGCAGGACGAGATGGGCCGGTGGAGGCCGTACCAGAGCGGCGTGTGCAGCTACATCGAGCAGTCCTTCCAGGCCCTCCTAGTGAAGGGCCGGCGCTCCTTGGGGACCTGGCCCGTCAATGGCAGCATCCCCCTGGGGCAAGCGGATTCTGCACTAGCCCCCTACGTCATCGACATACAAAGTCTGACGCAGTTCCGGCAAGATACAG GGACCATGCGTGCTGTGCGTCGGCACGTCTTCCAGCTGGATTCTGCCGCCGGGCAGGGCGtggtctgggagtggcagaacgACGAAGGCGGTTGGTTCCCTTACGAGATGAACGTTTGCGTCTACTTGGAGCAAGCCTTCACTTTCAATAACCCCCAGGTGGATCTGGGGTCCTTTGGTTACAACTATGGCATTGATTTTGTGTCACAGACCCAAACCAATAAGACCACCGGCTTCCAGCGAAGGATCAGGAGGCGCGTGGACTCACCTTACCCGGTTGCCTCAGCCCCAGGGCCTCCTCACACGGGCCCCACGTGTTCATGCCAGCAGTGTTTGCTGAACAGCGGGACGGGCCCCATCACTTCACGGTATCGTCACTCCATGGTGAATCTTCCCGGACCCTCAGCTGGAACAGTCCCCAGGCCCCACGCTGGAATACAGGGGCCCGGCAGGTCAACTGGACTCGGGACCTCACTCGTGGGCTTCGTGCCTTATAACAAGCCAGCCCTGTCCGGAGCAAGGTCAATGCCGAGGTTGAACATGCAGGGTGTAGGGGCCGCACCGCAATCCGCAGCCGTTGCTGGGCCAGTCAG CATACCAAAGCTACCGGTGAGAATGGCGAGATCCACCAAAGTGAGCCAAGCTCTGGCAG CTGGCGCCAGCAACCCTGAAGAGGTGGTGAAGAAGTATTTGGAGGAGCTGAGGACAACCCCTGCTGATGAG GACTGCATCATCTGCATGGAAAAGCTGGGTGCGCCTTCGGGCTACGGCGACGTGTGCGAGAGCGAGACGATCCAGCCACAGGACGTGGGGAGGCTGGCTAAGTGCAACCACGCCTTCCACCTGCTCTGCGTGCTAGCCATGTACACCAGCGGCAACAAG GACGGCAGCCTACAGTGTCCGTCATGCAAGGCCATCTACGGGGAgaaaacaggcacacagcccAAAGGGAAGATGGATGTTTCCCTGCTTCCAGAGCCCCTCCCAGGGCACGAGGATTGCGGCTCCATTCAGATCGCGTACCACATTAGCAAAGGCGTTCAG GGTCCAGAACACCCCAACCCAGGGATACCATACACTGCCAGGGGATTTCCGCGCTACTGTTACCTGCCGGATAATGAGAAGGGCAGAAAG GTGCTGGAGCTCTTAAAGCTGGCCTGGAGAAGGCGCTTGATCTTCACCGTGGGGACGTCCAGCACGACGGGCGAAAGCAACACGGTGGTGTGGAACGAGATCCACCACAAGACGGAAATGAACTCCAACATCTCGGGCCACGGCTACCCGGACCCCAACTACCTGGACAACGTGTTGGCTGAGCTGGCGGCCCAGGGAGTCACAGAGGAGGGTTTGAGGCCCTGA
- the DTX2 gene encoding probable E3 ubiquitin-protein ligase DTX2 isoform X1 produces the protein MATLPGTSTGPPPPLPGPGVAVWEWQDEMGRWRPYQSGVCSYIEQSFQALLVKGRRSLGTWPVNGSIPLGQADSALAPYVIDIQSLTQFRQDTGTMRAVRRHVFQLDSAAGQGVVWEWQNDEGGWFPYEMNVCVYLEQAFTFNNPQVDLGSFGYNYGIDFVSQTQTNKTTGFQRRIRRRVDSPYPVASAPGPPHTGPTCSCQQCLLNSGTGPITSRYRHSMVNLPGPSAGTVPRPHAGIQGPGRSTGLGTSLVGFVPYNKPALSGARSMPRLNMQGVGAAPQSAAVAGPVSIPKLPVRMARSTKVSQALAGMMAFLMSVPGFPVHLTQAPPPARARRVSKKPCSVKEGRRAPPKAGASNPEEVVKKYLEELRTTPADEDCIICMEKLGAPSGYGDVCESETIQPQDVGRLAKCNHAFHLLCVLAMYTSGNKDGSLQCPSCKAIYGEKTGTQPKGKMDVSLLPEPLPGHEDCGSIQIAYHISKGVQGPEHPNPGIPYTARGFPRYCYLPDNEKGRKVLELLKLAWRRRLIFTVGTSSTTGESNTVVWNEIHHKTEMNSNISGHGYPDPNYLDNVLAELAAQGVTEEGLRP, from the exons atggccactTTGCCAGGTACCTCTACGGGGCCTCCCCCGCCTCTGCCTGGTCCAGGAGTGGCTGTGTGGGAGTGGCAGGACGAGATGGGCCGGTGGAGGCCGTACCAGAGCGGCGTGTGCAGCTACATCGAGCAGTCCTTCCAGGCCCTCCTAGTGAAGGGCCGGCGCTCCTTGGGGACCTGGCCCGTCAATGGCAGCATCCCCCTGGGGCAAGCGGATTCTGCACTAGCCCCCTACGTCATCGACATACAAAGTCTGACGCAGTTCCGGCAAGATACAG GGACCATGCGTGCTGTGCGTCGGCACGTCTTCCAGCTGGATTCTGCCGCCGGGCAGGGCGtggtctgggagtggcagaacgACGAAGGCGGTTGGTTCCCTTACGAGATGAACGTTTGCGTCTACTTGGAGCAAGCCTTCACTTTCAATAACCCCCAGGTGGATCTGGGGTCCTTTGGTTACAACTATGGCATTGATTTTGTGTCACAGACCCAAACCAATAAGACCACCGGCTTCCAGCGAAGGATCAGGAGGCGCGTGGACTCACCTTACCCGGTTGCCTCAGCCCCAGGGCCTCCTCACACGGGCCCCACGTGTTCATGCCAGCAGTGTTTGCTGAACAGCGGGACGGGCCCCATCACTTCACGGTATCGTCACTCCATGGTGAATCTTCCCGGACCCTCAGCTGGAACAGTCCCCAGGCCCCACGCTGGAATACAGGGGCCCGGCAGGTCAACTGGACTCGGGACCTCACTCGTGGGCTTCGTGCCTTATAACAAGCCAGCCCTGTCCGGAGCAAGGTCAATGCCGAGGTTGAACATGCAGGGTGTAGGGGCCGCACCGCAATCCGCAGCCGTTGCTGGGCCAGTCAG CATACCAAAGCTACCGGTGAGAATGGCGAGATCCACCAAAGTGAGCCAAGCTCTGGCAG GCATGATGGCCTTTCTGATGTCAGTCCCTGGATTTCCTGTGCACCTCACCCAGGCGCCTCCGCCTGCCCGAGCCCGTAGAGTTTCTAAAAAGCCCTGCTCCGTTAAGGAGGGGAGGAGAGCGCCCCCCAAAG CTGGCGCCAGCAACCCTGAAGAGGTGGTGAAGAAGTATTTGGAGGAGCTGAGGACAACCCCTGCTGATGAG GACTGCATCATCTGCATGGAAAAGCTGGGTGCGCCTTCGGGCTACGGCGACGTGTGCGAGAGCGAGACGATCCAGCCACAGGACGTGGGGAGGCTGGCTAAGTGCAACCACGCCTTCCACCTGCTCTGCGTGCTAGCCATGTACACCAGCGGCAACAAG GACGGCAGCCTACAGTGTCCGTCATGCAAGGCCATCTACGGGGAgaaaacaggcacacagcccAAAGGGAAGATGGATGTTTCCCTGCTTCCAGAGCCCCTCCCAGGGCACGAGGATTGCGGCTCCATTCAGATCGCGTACCACATTAGCAAAGGCGTTCAG GGTCCAGAACACCCCAACCCAGGGATACCATACACTGCCAGGGGATTTCCGCGCTACTGTTACCTGCCGGATAATGAGAAGGGCAGAAAG GTGCTGGAGCTCTTAAAGCTGGCCTGGAGAAGGCGCTTGATCTTCACCGTGGGGACGTCCAGCACGACGGGCGAAAGCAACACGGTGGTGTGGAACGAGATCCACCACAAGACGGAAATGAACTCCAACATCTCGGGCCACGGCTACCCGGACCCCAACTACCTGGACAACGTGTTGGCTGAGCTGGCGGCCCAGGGAGTCACAGAGGAGGGTTTGAGGCCCTGA
- the LOC134412751 gene encoding uroplakin-3b-like → MAAFLLVLLLSVCKTIAGIEMIPYTPRVSELNMEGKITGSTFALEPPNCIFDPFVNVSDNIWLVVTFINATAKFKNPTTPQKVPPYEELYSTYAYMTMKSTLSKYPCRKDKTGNVLRVGNESSCKNDDSRTHCNGPLPSAGPFRVKFLAMDSNGSKAETRWSGPITLNKAQPWQKVDTWPGRRSGDMIVITVILSALCGVVTIGFLSTVCYECFKLWRHGPPEGQEEQRPEAFQAGRYDTHHIPPAPPAPPPPPPPMDMSNPQLIS, encoded by the exons ATGGCTGCTTTCCTTCTGGTTCTATTGCTGTCTGTTTGCAAGACCATTGCTGGCATAG AGATGATCCCCTACACACCTCGTGTCTCTGAGCTGAACATGGAAGGGAAAATCACTGGCAGCACCTTTGCCTTGGAGCCCCCAAACTGTATCTTTGATCCATTCGTCAATGTCTCAGACAACATCTGGCTGGTAGTGACCTTCATTAACG CTACAGCCAAATTCAAGAACCCAACAACCCCCCAGAAAGTGCCACCATACGAAGAGCTATACTCCACTTACGCTTACATGACCATGAAGTCCACCCTCTCCAAGTACCCCTGCAGGAAAGACAAAACCGGGAACGTGCTCCGGGTCGGCAATGAGTCGTCCTGCAAGAACGACGACAGCCGGACCCACTGCAACGGCCCGCTGCCCTCCGCGGGTCCTTTCAG AGTGAAATTCCTGGCCATGGACTCTAACGGATCCAAAGCAGAAACCAGATGGTCGGGTCCAATCACACTGAACAAAG CTCAGCCGTGGCAAAAGGTGGACACGTGGCCCGGACGACGCAGCGGGGACATGATCGTCATCACTGTCATCCTCTCCGCCCTCTGTGGGGTCGTCACAATCGGCTTCCTCAGCACCGTCTGCTACGAATG CTTCAAGCTTTGGCGGCACGGCCCGCCGGAGGGCCAAGAGGAACAGCGTCCGGAGGCCTTCCAAGCCGGCCGCTATGACACCCACCACATCCCACCAGCGCCGCctgcaccccctcctcctcctcctcccatggaCATGTCCAATCCTCAACTCATTTCTTAG